AAGAGCTCCAGCGGCTGAAAACCGTGGAACGTCCCGCCGTCATCAACGCTATCGCCGAAGCGCGCGCGCAGGGCGATCTGTCGGAGAACGCCGAGTATGACGCGGCTCGCGAGCGCCAGGGTTTCATCGAGGGCCGGATTGCCGAGCTCGAGGGCACGCTTTCCAATGCCCACCTGATCGATCCGAGCTCGCTCGAGGCCGAAGGTCGTGCCGTGTTCGGCGCCACCGTCGACATCGAGGACCTGGATTCGGGTGATCGCGTGACGTACCAGATCGTCGGTGACGTCGAAGCCGACATCAAGGCGAACCTGATCTCCGTGTCGAGCCCCGTGGCGCGC
The window above is part of the Achromobacter deleyi genome. Proteins encoded here:
- the greA gene encoding transcription elongation factor GreA; translation: MSAIPLTVRGAERLQEELQRLKTVERPAVINAIAEARAQGDLSENAEYDAARERQGFIEGRIAELEGTLSNAHLIDPSSLEAEGRAVFGATVDIEDLDSGDRVTYQIVGDVEADIKANLISVSSPVARALIGKSEGDVVEVKAPAGVREYEVLGVRYI